The Candidatus Uhrbacteria bacterium genome has a segment encoding these proteins:
- a CDS encoding glycosyltransferase family 4 protein, which translates to MDKRILIFSTAFYPVVGGAEVALKELTDRMPGSIYFDLVCARLKKGLPDTERMGNVEVHRVGFGYSFDKYLLPFIGVARAMKLVPKGTPVWSMMASYAGFASLFYCWMRPSTKLLLTLQEGDPLEKYAKRLGPLGFLQGFLFRRADRVQAISRFLGEWAVKNGFRGSVDVIPNGVDIESFSKSIDASRRKHLREMFGFGDDDIVLVTASRLSLKNAVDDVVRAMPVLPARCKFLVIGVGEDDGMLHSLVDELGVKDRVVFAGYRTHAELPELLRASEIFIRPSLSEGLGNSFLEAMAAEIPIIGTQVGGIPDFLIDGETGVFCEPRNPESIVKAVDRLLVEPGLRERVVTNGAKLVREGYDWASISVRMQKLLETL; encoded by the coding sequence CGGAGGAGCGGAAGTGGCTTTGAAAGAATTGACGGATCGCATGCCCGGTTCGATTTATTTTGATTTGGTGTGTGCGCGCTTGAAAAAAGGATTGCCGGATACAGAGCGGATGGGAAATGTTGAAGTGCATCGTGTTGGATTTGGATATTCTTTTGATAAATATCTGCTGCCTTTCATCGGTGTTGCGCGAGCGATGAAGCTTGTGCCAAAAGGCACGCCGGTTTGGTCGATGATGGCGAGTTATGCCGGATTTGCGAGTTTGTTTTATTGCTGGATGCGCCCATCGACGAAGTTATTGCTTACGCTTCAGGAGGGCGATCCGTTGGAGAAGTATGCCAAGCGCTTGGGTCCTTTGGGTTTTTTACAGGGCTTTTTATTCCGTCGAGCTGATCGCGTACAAGCCATTAGCCGATTTCTTGGGGAATGGGCCGTGAAGAATGGTTTTCGTGGATCTGTCGATGTTATTCCAAACGGTGTTGATATTGAGAGTTTTTCCAAATCTATCGATGCATCGCGCCGCAAACATCTCCGTGAGATGTTTGGTTTTGGCGATGACGATATTGTTTTGGTGACGGCATCGCGCTTGTCTTTAAAGAATGCGGTAGATGATGTTGTGCGTGCTATGCCTGTGCTACCGGCTCGATGTAAGTTTCTTGTTATCGGTGTTGGGGAAGATGACGGGATGTTGCATTCGCTTGTGGATGAGCTGGGTGTAAAAGATCGTGTTGTTTTTGCCGGCTATCGTACGCATGCAGAATTGCCAGAGCTGCTGCGCGCTTCAGAAATTTTTATCCGACCTTCTTTATCTGAGGGATTGGGTAATTCATTTTTGGAGGCGATGGCAGCGGAGATTCCGATTATCGGTACGCAAGTTGGCGGGATTCCTGACTTTTTGATCGATGGAGAGACGGGTGTGTTTTGTGAGCCGAGAAATCCGGAATCGATTGTGAAAGCGGTCGATCGCTTACTCGTAGAACCGGGGCTAAGAGAGCGTGTTGTTACCAATGGTGCAAAGCTTGTGCGCGAGGGTTATGATTGGGCATCGATCAGCGTAAGAATGCAGAAGCTTTTGGAGACTCTATGA
- a CDS encoding class I SAM-dependent methyltransferase: MGIDQRKNAEAFGDSMTIYTSGNAAKQWILTELHTRFGEAAFKILDLGCGAAGSWKTFLEMHPQAAYFGFDYDRAAVEKGRRDFSGITNAVLKVGDAQTLSTGEAFDVVTAFSAIEHVVDKEAFLKTVFSALKSGGVAYLNYDDGAFPIDGYQGAHHGSGEPVIGDDWYSGSVYEACC; the protein is encoded by the coding sequence TTGGGCATCGATCAGCGTAAGAATGCAGAAGCTTTTGGAGACTCTATGACGATTTATACTTCCGGGAATGCTGCAAAACAGTGGATTTTAACCGAACTGCATACGCGATTTGGTGAAGCGGCTTTTAAGATTTTGGATCTCGGCTGCGGTGCAGCTGGATCATGGAAGACTTTTTTAGAGATGCATCCGCAAGCGGCGTATTTTGGATTTGATTATGACCGAGCCGCTGTGGAAAAGGGGCGGCGTGATTTTTCTGGAATAACGAATGCTGTTTTGAAGGTGGGGGATGCGCAGACATTGTCAACGGGTGAGGCGTTTGATGTTGTGACCGCGTTTAGTGCTATCGAACATGTGGTTGATAAAGAAGCGTTTTTAAAAACGGTTTTTTCTGCATTAAAATCCGGTGGTGTGGCGTATTTGAATTATGACGATGGGGCATTTCCGATCGACGGATATCAAGGAGCGCATCATGGTTCCGGTGAGCCAGTTATTGGCGATGATTGGTATTCAGGGTCCGTATATGAAGCATGTTGTTGA